One Papaver somniferum cultivar HN1 chromosome 10, ASM357369v1, whole genome shotgun sequence genomic window carries:
- the LOC113315058 gene encoding myosin-6-like isoform X3: MAAPVNILVGSQVWVEDPDEAWLDGEVLEVNDQEVKINCTSGKQVVTNIKNVYPKDPDAPSCGVDDMTKLAYLHEPGVLQNIKSRFDINEIYTYTGSILIAVNPFRRLPHLYDNHMMGQYKGAAFGELSPHPFAVADAAYRLMINEGISQSILVSGESGAGKTESTKMLMRYLAYMGGRAAAEGQRSVEQQVLESNPVLEAFGNAKTVRNNNSSRFGKFVELQFDQRGRISGAAIRTYLLERSRVCQVSDPERNYHCFYMLCAAPPEDVKKYKLGNPRDFHYLNQSKCIELDGIDDPKEYLATRKAMDVVGISSEEQDAIFRVVAAVLHLGNIEFAKGQEMDSSEPKDDKSRFHLKTAAELFQCDVKALEDSLCKRVIVTRDETITKWLDPESALVSRDALAKVVYTRLFDWLVTKINRSIGQDPDSKQLIGVLDIYGFESFKTNSFEQFCINLTNEKLQQHFNQHVFKMEQEEYTREEIDWSYIEFIDNQDVLDLIEKKPGGIIALLDEACMFPRSTHETFAQKMYQTFQKHKRFSKPKLSPTDFTISHYAGDVTYQTDLFLDKNKDYVVAEHQALLSASECAFVAGLFPPQSDESSKSKFSSIGTRFKQQLQSLLETLSTTEPHYIRCVKPNNLLKPAIFENSNVLQQLRCGGVMEAIRISCAGYPTRRTFCEFVDRFSILSPDVLNGSCDEVSASKRLLDKAGLQGYQIGKTKVFLRAGQMAELDSKRIEVLGRSACIIQRKVRSYLARRTFISIKRAVIDIQAACRGHVTRQLYGSMRRQAACMKIQKNLRMYVACKAYRSLRSSAISIQTGIRGMSARNELRYKRQTEAAIIIQSRCRQYLARLHYTRIKKAAIVTQCAWRGKVARKELKKLKMAAKETGALQEAKNKLEKQVEELTWRLQLEKRMRSDLEEAKTQENAKLQSALKDIQLQFSETKEMLKKEREAAKEAVEEAAKMAAEQAPVVQEIPVIDTEMLDKLTHENEKLKALVSSLEKKIDDTEQKFEETNKLCEERLKQALDAESKIIQLKTASQSLQEKLSDMEYENQLLRQQGSSHSTPVKRMSEHLATQSSKSMENGHHENEDHKEPLSATPSRRFGTEVDQKLRRSQIERQHESVDALMKCVTQDLGFSQGKPVAAFTIYKCLLHWKSFEAERTSVFDRLIQMIGSAIEDQDNNEHMAYWLSNTSTLLFLLQKSLKVAGGVGSASMRKPPPAQSFLGRMTQGFRSSPSSANMVVNSSHF; the protein is encoded by the exons ATG GCTGCTCCTGTCAATATATTGGTAGGATCTCAAGTTTGGGTGGAGGATCCTGACGAGGCCTGGCTTGATGGAGAAGTTTTGGAGGTTAATGATCAAGAAGTTAAGATCAATTGCACATCTGGGAAGCAG GTTGTCACAAACATCAAAAATGTGTACCCCAAAGATCCGGATGCCCCCTCATGTGGTGTGGACGACATGACAAAGTTGGCATATCTGCATGAGCCAGGGGTTCTGCAGAACATAAAATCTAGATTTGATATCAACGAAATTTAT ACTTATACTGGTAGTATACTGATTGCCGTAAACCCTTTTAGAAGATTACCGCATCTGTATGATAACCACATGATGGGACAATATAAGGGCGCTGCCTTCGGAGAGCTGAGTCCACATCCTTTCGCTGTTGCTGATGCTGCATACAG ACTAATGATCAACGAGGGGATAAGCCAATCTATTTTGGTAAGCGGAGAGAGTGGAGCTGGTAAAACAGaaagcacaaaaatgcttatgcgTTATCTTGCTTATATGGGAGGTAGAGCTGCTGCTGAAGGGCAGAGGTCCGTGGAGCAGCAAGTATTAGAG TCCAATCCTGTTTTAGAAGCATTTGGCAATGCGAAAACTGTCCGGAACAATAATTCTAG TCgttttggaaagtttgtggaaCTTCAGTTTGATCAGAGGGGGAGAATATCAGGAGCTGCCATCAGAACTTACTTACTGGAAAGATCTCGTGTTTGTCAAGTGTCCGACCCTGAGAGAAATTACCATTGCTTTTATATGCTTTGTGCTGCACCACCAGAG GATGTCAAGAAGTATAAATTGGGAAATCCAAGAGATTTTCACTACCTGAACCAATCAAAGTGCATTGAGTTGGATGGGATAGATGATCCTAAAGAGTACCTTGCCACCAGAAAGGCAATGGATGTTGTTGGAATCAGTTCGGAAGAGCAG GATGCAATTTTCAGAGTTGTGGCTGCAGTTCTCCATCTAGGAAACATTGAATTTGCAAAAGGGCAGGAAATGGATTCATCTGAGCCAAAGGATGATAAGTCTCGGTTTCATTTAAAAACTGCTGCCGAACTTTTCCA GTGTGATGTGAAGGCTCTCGAGGACTCGCTCTGTAAACGTGTTATAGTAACTCGTGACGAGACTATTACAAAATGGCTTGATCCGGAGTCTGCCCTAGTTAGTAGAGATGCATTGGCAAAAGTTGTCTACACAAGGTTATTTGATTG GCTTGTGACGAAGATTAATCGTTCAATTGGTCAAGATCCTGATTCAAAGCAACTTATTGGGGTGCTAGATATCTATGGATTCGAGAGTTTCAAGACAAACAG CTTTGAGCAATTTTGTATCAATTTGACAAATGAGAAACTACAACAACATTTCAATCAG CATGTTTTTAAAATGGAGCAAGAAGAATATACCAGAGAAGAAATTGATTGGAGTTACATAGAGTTCATCGATAATCAAGATGTCTTGGATCTTATAGAAAAG AAACCTGGTGGAATCATCGCTCTTCTGGACGAAGCTTG CATGTTTCCAAGATCAACACATGAAACATTTGCCCAGAAAATGTACCAGACTTTTCAGAAACATAAAAGATTCAGCAAGCCAAAGTTGTCACCTACCGACTTCACAATTTCTCACTATGCTGGTGAT GTCACATATCAAACTGATTTATTCTTGGACAAGAACAAAGATTATGTTGTTGCTGAACATCAAGCGCTCTTGAGTGCTTCAGAATGCGCTTTTGTAGCTGGTTTGTTTCCACCTCAATCAGATGAATCATCAAAATCGAAGTTCTCATCTATTGGAACACGGTTTAAG CAACAATTACAATCTTTGCTGGAGACATTGAGCACTACTGAGCCACATTACATACGTTGTGTAAAGCCCAACAACCTTCTCAAGCCAGCTATCTTTGAGAATAGTAATGTTTTACAACAGCTCCGTTGTGGG GGAGTTATGGAAGCGATCAGGATAAGCTGTGCAGGGTATCCAACAAGAAGAACATTTTGTGAATTTGTTGACCGTTTTAGCATCCTTTCACCCGATGTTCTGAATGGGAG CTGTGATGAGGTCAGTGCGTCTAAGAGACTTCTCGATAAGGCGGGTCTTCAAGGCTATCAG ATAgggaaaaccaaagttttccttaGGGCTGGGCAGATGGCCGAACTTGACTCTAAGAGGATTGAGGTGTTAGGAAGATCAGCTTGCATTATCCAGAGGAAAGTCCGATCATACTTGGCTCGCAGAACTTTTATCTCTATAAAACGAGCAGTGATTGATATTCAGGCTGCGTGCAGAG GACACGTTACTCGGCAACTTTATGGGAGTATGAGGAGACAAGCGGCGTGTATGAAGATTCAGAAAAACCTTCGCATGTATGTTGCATGTAAAGCTTACAGATCTTTACGATCTTCTGCTATTTCAATTCAAACAGGTATTCGTGGGATGAGTGCTCGTAATGAGCTTCGGTACAAACGGCAGACAGAAGCAGCAATTATTATCCAG AGTCGATGCCGTCAATATTTAGCCCGATTACATTACACGAGGATAAAGAAGGCAGCCATTGTCACACAATGTGCCTGGAGAGGAAAAGTCGCTCGGAAAGAACTAAAGAAACTTAAAATG gcCGCCAAGGAAACCGGTGCTCTCCAGGAAGCCAAGAATAAACTGGAAAAGCAAGTTGAGGAGCTTACATGGCGATTGCAGCTAGAGAAGCGAATGAGG TCTGACTTAGAAGAAGCTAAAACACAAGAAAATGCAAAACTTCAATCTGCTTTGAAAGATATCCAATTGCAATTCAGTGAAACAAAAGAAATGTTGAAGAAGGAACGGGAGGCTGCTAAAGAGGCTGTAGAAGAGGCTGCTAAAATGGCTGCAGAGCAAGCTCCTGTTGTACAAGAGATCCCCGTGATCGACACTGAAATGCTGGATAAGCTTACTCATGAAAATGAGAAACTCAAG GCATTGGTAAGTTCCTTAGAAAAGAAAATTGATGATACAGAGCAAAAGTTCGAAGAAACAAACAAGCTTTGTGAAGAACGGTTAAAGCAGGCGTTGGATGCAGAATCAAAGATAATTCAGTTGAAGACAGCTAGTCAGAG TCTCCAAGAAAAGCTTTCTGACATGGAATATGAAAATCAACTACTGCGACAGCAAGGCTCATCACATTCTACACCTGTAAAGCGGATGTCTGAACATTTGGCAACTCAATCATCTAAG AGTATGGAGAATGGTCACCATGAGAATGAAGACCATAAA GAACCATTGAGTGCAACACCTTCTCGCAGATTTGGAACAGAAGTTGATCAAAAACTAAGGAGATCCCAGATCGAGAGACAACAT GAGAGTGTGGATGCCCTTATGAAATGTGTGACCCAAGATCTTGGTTTCAGCCAAGGAAAGCCAGTTGCAGCATTCACTATATACAAATGTCTTCTTCACTGGAAATCATTTGAAGCTGAAAGAACTAGTGTCTTTGATCGCCTCATTCAGATGATAGGTTCTGCGATCGAG gATCAGGATAACAATGAGCATATGGCTTATTGGCTTTCAAATACGTCTACTCTGTTGTTCTTGCTACAAAAGAGTCTGAAGGTTGCCGGTGGAGTTGGTTCAGCTTCAATGCGGAAGCCGCCCCCTGCACAGTCATTTCTTGGGAGGATGACCCAG GGATTTCGTTCATCTCCTTCTTCTGCCAACATGGTTGTGAATAGCTCGCATTTCTAA